The Longimicrobiales bacterium nucleotide sequence AGACACGACGGTGACGCGGATCATACAGAATCATCTCGACGAGCTGCTCGCGGACGATCGCATCACGATGACCGGCGGGCTGCCGCCGTCGCTCCGACAGGCTGGTGACCGGGATGCAGTCATGCGCGAGGCACTGCGCTATCATCTTGCGGAGCTCGATTACCGGCATCGTTTCGATCTGACACCGGCCGATTCCATGCCGCCGCAGGCGTACAGCGCCATCGATGCGGCTGATATCTCCAATGAGCGCGTGAACGTTGTGCTCTCGGAGCTCGACGGAAAGCCGTCGCTGATGTATTACGCGGGTGGCGAGGCGACGTATGTGATCGCGTGGAGCGAACGGGAGGGCTCGTTCGTGCGGATCTATTCGTGCTGCTGATGTGAATCGGAGGCCGGATCGCCAGGAAGTGCGTCGGCGATCCGCGCGATCTCCTCTGCTTCGCGCCACGCGGCTTCCAGTGCAGCGAGCTCACCCTCCAGTGCGCGGCGCTCTACGTCTTCCTGGAGCGCCATTTCCAATGCGAGCGCGTCCGTCCTCGACAGCTGCGGCCGCGCCTCGGCAAAGAAGGGGTCGCGGTATTTGACCACGGGCAGGATCTCGCCGCGGAACGTACCCGCGATCTGGCGCAGGGAGTAACGTGCCCCGCGTGCGCCGCCCGTACGTCGGAGTCGCACGATCGCGGCGCCCTCATCTGCCGTCCGCCGTGTGAACGCGTCGGCACCGCCTGCGCGTTCGATCGCGTGCAGCGCCGCTTCCACGTCCGCGCTCGTCGCGCCCGCGCGGTTGAAGTCCATCATCGAGCGCGCAACGACCGTTCGTGCGGCCTCGCCTGCGATGCGTAGCGGAGTGTCCGGGTCGCGCCCGGTTTCCCGGGCGGCGTGACGCCTCTTCCATTCCGCCTGCATGATGAGGGGTGGCAGGTCGAGCGTGAGATCCCCTTCACCGGTGCTGCCTAGCACGGCGTGCTCCAGGTGCCAGCGGCGTACTACCATGGGCGGCGCACTGCCCGCACCGGCCGGTGCCGGGGACGGAATCCGGTGTACGATGCGACGTCTCTCCGCCTCGATGCGCATGAGGTTGCCGAACTGGAGCACGTTCACGATGCCGATCGGCAGGCCCGCCGTCGCGATCAGGGGCAGGCCAGCGACGAGGGCGGCGCCGCCGGCGACGAGGGCGCCCGTCACGGCCAGGTTGCGGTTGCGGCGGCTGATCAGCTGTCGACCGTATCGCCACGCCGCCAGCTCGCCAGGCAGTGCGGGGCCCACCCTGATGAGCCGGGTGCCATCGGGCAGGCGTGCGAGACCGATATTCTGCGAGTGCACGCGCGTGCGCGTGTCCACGAACAGTCGCTCTGCTTCCTCGACCGCTTCCCAGCGCTCCTCGATCGGGGCGAGATTCCAGCGACCGCACCGGCCGCACACCGCCCACAGGCGGCCGTTGCGGGCATCGACGGCGACGCGCGTACCGACCGGAAACGACTCGATGGCCTCGTTCGTGCCCAGCGACGCGGAACAGAACAGGCATGTGTTATACATGGTCGAACCTAAATCCATCCAGAATGCGGAGGAAGCGGTGGAAGAAAGCGATCTGCCGACCGGCGCGGTTCCCGAGCACGCGCTGCTGCGCGTGACCGATGAGCTGGCTGTGCCGCTGGCGGAGATCAGCTACCGTGCCAGCCGATCCGGCGGGCCGGGCGGCCAGCACGTGAACACATCGTCGACGAAGATCGAGCTCGAGTTCGATGTCGCGGGCTCCCCGTCGCTAACCGACGGGCAGCGCGCGCGGATCAGGGAACGCCTGGCAAACCGCATCGATGGCGACGGCGTGCTCCGCCTCTCGTCGAGCAGCAGCCGCAGCCAGCACCAGAACCGGGAGGACGCGACGGCGCGGCTGGCGCGGCTCCTCGCCGAGGCCTTGAAAGAGCGCAAGCGCCGGCGGAAGACGAAGATACCGCGGGCAGCAAAAGAGGCCCGGCTGAAGGAAAAGAAGCGGCGGGCAGAGACGAAGAAGGCCAGGTCGCGGCCGACGGAGGAGTAAGGGCCGCCGACCATTTCACGTTATCGTATTCGCAGGAGTGTATCGCGCTACACTGGCCCCGGCGCCCCCGCATGTATATCCTAGTGTACAGGGGCCCTGCCAAGTTCTACCTACGCGGACCAGTCCGCGTTTTTTCTTCGCTGGTTCCGCGGTCGTCCGGTTGACCCGATGGAGGAGCCGGATGCCGACCGCGTCCACGCCGTGCGTTGTCTGATATCTCGATGGAGGCACAAGGCAGACAGTCGTAAGGCATAGGCAGGAGCGCAGCCATGCTGACGGGAATCCGCAGTGCGATGGCTGGTCGTTACGTGCTGGAGCGTGAACTGGGCCGTGGCTCGTCGGCCGTCGTGTACGCGGCGCGCGACCTGAAGCACGGCCGGCGCGTAGCGTTGAAGGTGATCGAGGCGGAGGTAGCCAACACCGTCGGCGCCAGGCGCTTCCTGCAGGAAATCCGTACCACCGCCGCATTGAACCACCCGCACATCCTCCCGCTCTTCGACAGCGGCGATGCCAGCGGATTCATCTTCTACACCATGCCGTTCGTGCAGGGCGAGTCCCTGCGGCGTCGTATCGAGCGATGCGGTCGCCTGCCGCTCCCCACGGCGCTCGCGCTGCTGCGCCAGATCGCCAGTGCCCTCTCCTACGCTCATTCCACCGGGACTGTACATCGTGACATAAAGCCGGAAAACATCCTCGTGAGCGATCAGGAGCACGTGTGGGTGGCTGACTTCGGCCTGGCGCGGGCGCTGGCAAGTGTGCGCGATCAGCGACTCACCGCAACGGCCATGGCCGTCGGCTCCCCGCACTACATCAGCCCGGAGCAGGCGTCAGGAGAGCGCGACGTCGATGGGCGCAGTGATGTCTATTCCCTTGGCTGTGTCGCATTCGAGCTGCTGGGTGGTGAGCCGCCCTTCACGGGCGGCAGCGTGCCAGCACTTCTTGCGCGGCACATATCCGAGCCACCGCCCTCCATTCGCCTGCGCTGTCCTGACCT carries:
- the arfB gene encoding alternative ribosome rescue aminoacyl-tRNA hydrolase ArfB — encoded protein: MASFVPSDAEQNRHVLYMVEPKSIQNAEEAVEESDLPTGAVPEHALLRVTDELAVPLAEISYRASRSGGPGGQHVNTSSTKIELEFDVAGSPSLTDGQRARIRERLANRIDGDGVLRLSSSSSRSQHQNREDATARLARLLAEALKERKRRRKTKIPRAAKEARLKEKKRRAETKKARSRPTEE
- a CDS encoding serine/threonine-protein kinase is translated as MLTGIRSAMAGRYVLERELGRGSSAVVYAARDLKHGRRVALKVIEAEVANTVGARRFLQEIRTTAALNHPHILPLFDSGDASGFIFYTMPFVQGESLRRRIERCGRLPLPTALALLRQIASALSYAHSTGTVHRDIKPENILVSDQEHVWVADFGLARALASVRDQRLTATAMAVGSPHYISPEQASGERDVDGRSDVYSLGCVAFELLGGEPPFTGGSVPALLARHISEPPPSIRLRCPDL